From a region of the Candida albicans SC5314 chromosome 1, complete sequence genome:
- the STE3 gene encoding Ste3p (Protein similar to S. cerevisiae Ste3p, the receptor for a-factor mating pheromone; alpha mating-type-specific transcription), with translation MYKGAAGMGSFLIISFCLLIPPFLWHIRSRNLPATILIFWLMYVDLTGFISTMIWSGDNFDEAWDGQVYCDIVGKLDAGSSVGKCCAIACVIMNLYFVLCAKHPTLLEQGSWKKFAMDMAICLINPIFVMAVHYIVTGSRYAIVKYQGCSTIYSATYASLLLVSIWTVLWSIVALIFAVLTLITFFRKRKDVKDILLCTNSGLNIKRFARLLIFSFLIVFAMVPLSLYYFVSQAEVSKNPFHWDQVHNEEWNVIYFYDFGFFTFYDRLVNCILSVLAFIIFGLGSDALDMYKSMFHKVHNRFWYKKTDEPYSQEQAIKSMEPQTKINSNKSQFSNTTSFTNTSTMRDIENQFGDVMHQIISEENTSFRFEKQLQSSPATLVKEDGVPRELQSIIKDTDSSSDQIFYKYQVKSKSYDN, from the coding sequence ATGTACAAAGGAGCAGCTGGAATGGGATCTTTCCTAATTAtatctttttgtttattgatTCCGCCATTTTTATGGCACATAAGAAGTAGAAATTTACCTGCTACCATATTGATTTTCTGGTTAATGTATGTTGATTTGACGGGGTTTATTAGTACTATGATATGGAGTGGtgataattttgatgaagCTTGGGATGGGCAAGTTTACTGTGACATTGTTGGTAAGTTGGATGCTGGTTCTTCTGTTGGAAAATGTTGTGCAATTGCTTGTGTAATTATGAACTTGTATTTTGTTCTATGTGCCAAACATCCTACCCTTTTAGAACAAGGTTCATGGAAAAAATTTGCAATGGATATggcaatttgtttaataaaCCCAATATTTGTCATGGCTGTCCATTATATTGTGACAGGATCAAGATATGCAATTGTCAAGTATCAAGGGTGCAGTACAATTTATTCGGCTACATATGCTTCTCTTCTTTTGGTTTCCATTTGGACTGTGCTTTGGAGTATTGTTGCATTAATATTTGCTGTTTTAACTTTAATCACTTTTTTCAGAAAGCGCAAAGACGTCAAGGATATACTTTTGTGTACCAATTCGGGATTAAACATTAAGAGATTTGCACGTTTGCTAATATTCTCCTTCCTTATTGTTTTCGCTATGGTTCCTTTGTCACTTTATTACTTTGTTTCACAAGCTGAAGTTCTGAAAAATCCTTTCCACTGGGACCAAGTTCATAATGAAGAGTGGAAtgttatttatttttatgattttggatttttcaCATTTTATGACAGATTGGTCAACTGTATTCTTTCTGTTCTTGcttttattatatttggATTGGGTTCAGATGCACTTGACATGTATAAATCCATGTTTCATAAAGTGCACAACAGATTCTGGTACAAAAAGACCGACGAGCCGTATTCCCAAGAGCAAGCCATCAAATCTATGGAGCCACAAACTAAAATTAATTCCAATAAATCACAATTCAGTAATACCACATCGTTCACTAATACCTCAACAATGCGTGACATTGAAAACCAGTTTGGCGATGTTATGCATCAGATTATCTCGGAGGAAAATACTAGTTTCAGATTTGAGAAACAACTCCAGTCTTCGCCTGCAACATTGGTGAAAGAAGACGGAGTCCCTAGAGAATTACAATCGATTATCAAAGATACTGACTCTTCCAGtgatcaaatattttacaaGTATCAAGTGAAACTGAAATCGTATGATAATTGA
- a CDS encoding uncharacterized protein (Putative karyopherin beta; repressed by nitric oxide), with the protein MDAQFVSSLEETLKQTLVPDSSVIKQASSKLTKDFYPNLIALPALLQISQTTKQDEIKQLSLVEARKLALDQWETVDASLKPTLRESLLKGTFEEQNKRLRNLSAYVIAAIGEVDLDKNEWQDLLPTLFSAVQNTDVHTREVGTFVLFALLESQIATVIPHISDLLSLFGTLLNDSESKEVRINSIMSLDVISQIIEEDEERTVELAGKFQSTVPSMINIFKDVISGDDVESAKSVFNVFNSLILVDSKLVGDHLITMIQIIAEMVTNQQLDEEFKIFGLQFLISCVSYRKSKISGNKLGPQITLVALKVASGEIDIEDELGNEDEENENEENSPPSLALRLLAVLSAELPPSQVVNPLFDALPQVLTSTNQFERRAGLLAIGVSSAGAPDFISLQIQKIIPAIVNGLKDTELIVKVAALRTLGQLTSELQDIVTEYHEQLLPLIIEIIDSASSVVAYRYACVALDGLIEFMSHNAMGKYIEPLTHKLFHMLQQANSATLKSAIVSAIGSTAFASGKAYTPYFEASVQQLEPFIANSASVEGLTEDDIELRAVTFENISTMARAVGSESFSAYAKPLVEAAYNSLSSEHSRIRESGFAFIANMAKVYGTEFAGFLDQIVPKILECLKQEEFSFNLGDPEGDEPEFDEDDEDADPLKIHTGITIEKEMASVALGELAVGTGNQFFPYVESTIAVLQDQIENSYGMREGAMSCLFKITKAMFVAVQGENFKAPKGVPKQSYVEANILQLIQNLRKVSISLLEEEFESTMVASILDGVATALFTFGPIFVVDEPSNTELLEKLCTTLMLLFKQEHQCQIDDDEMPNEEEDSSETEVMLNEATLEVLINLSLALQSDFVQIFGSFKDIILAKFNSKSKPLRVGSIGAIAEMVEGMKEANPYSEELLQIFSDKLANDKSIEVKGNAAYGIGLIIQYSSVDLSSTYPHILQLLFQLLNKVDKKAGSIDDEEAKDVVNRSYANACGCVSRMILKHEQSVPLEHVLPALLAHLPLETGLEENTPIFEVIIKLYGSNNELIVNQTPKIVEVFAGAFKADAERIKLINESTLGREENIDSLKQFSSDDLKNRVVELLKYLDQKFSGVVSSNEILKSVVA; encoded by the coding sequence ATGGATGCTCAATTTGTATCATCTTTGGAGGAAACTTTAAAGCAAACCTTGGTTCCAGACTCATCGGTAATCAAACAAGCTTCAAGTAAATTGACTAAAGATTTTTATCCAAACCTTATTGCATTACCAGCTTTGCTTCAAATTTCTCAAACAACCAAACAAGATGAAATAAAGCAGTTATCATTGGTTGAAGCTAGAAAATTGGCTTTAGACCAATGGGAAACAGTTGATGCTTCATTGAAACCTACTCTTAGAGAATCTTTGTTGAAAGGTACTTTTGAAGAACAAAATAAACGTCTCAGAAACTTATCTGCCTATGTTATTGCTGCCATTGGAGAAGTTGATTTGGACAAAAACGAATGGCAAGACCTTTTACCTACTTTATTCAGTGCAGTTCAAAACACTGACGTTCACACTAGAGAAGTTGGtacttttgttttgttcGCTTTGTTGGAATCTCAAATAGCTACTGTGATCCCTCATATCAGTGACTTATTGTCCTTGTTTGGTACTTTATTGAATGATTCAGAATCTAAGGAAGTTAGAATTAACTCCATAATGTCATTGGATGTTATTTCTCAAAtcattgaagaagatgaagaacGTACTGTTGAATTGGCTGgcaaatttcaatcaacTGTTCCAAGCATgattaatattttcaaagaCGTCATTAGtggtgatgatgttgaACTGGCCAAGAGTGTTTTCAATGTCTTCAACAGTTTAATCCTTGTTGATTCTAAATTGGTTGGTGACCATTTGATCACCATGATCCAAATTATTGCTGAGATGGTTACAAACCAACAATTGGACGAGGAATTCAAGATTTTTGGCTTgcaatttttaatttcttgtgTCAGTTACAGAAAATCTAAGATCTCAGGAAACAAATTGGGACCTCAAATAACTTTAGTTGCTTTGAAAGTGGCTTCAGGTGAAATTGATATCGAGGACGAATTAGgaaatgaagatgaagaaaacGAAAATGAGGAAAATAGCCCTCCTTCTTTGGCTTTGCGTTTGTTGGCTGTTTTGAGTGCTGAATTGCCACCTTCTCAAGTTGTCAATCCATTATTTGATGCTTTGCCACAAGTCTTGActtcaacaaatcaatttgaaagaagagCTGGATTATTGGCCATTGGTGTCAGTTCTGCTGGTGCTCCAGATTTCATTTCTctccaaattcaaaaaattatccCAGCAATTGTTAACGGTTTGAAAGATACAGAGCTTATAGTCAAAGTTGCCGCTTTGAGAACATTAGGTCAATTGACTTCAGAACTTCAAGACATTGTTACCGAGTACCACGAACAATTGTTGCCTttgataattgaaattattgattccGCTTCCTCAGTTGTGGCTTATAGATATGCATGTGTTGCTTTAGATGgattaattgaattcatGAGCCACAATGCAATGGGCAAGTACATTGAACCATTGACTCACAAATTATTCCACATGTTACAACAAGCCAATTCTGCAACTTTGAAATCTGCTATTGTTTCAGCTATTGGTTCTACTGCCTTTGCCAGTGGTAAAGCTTATACTCCATATTTTGAAGCTTCCGTTCAGCAATTGGAACCTTTTATTGCAAACTCTGCTTCTGTTGAAGGTTTAACTGAagatgatattgaattgagAGCAGTTACCTTTGAAAACATTTCTACTATGGCCAGAGCAGTCGGTTCAGAATCATTTTCTGCTTATGCTAAACCATTGGTTGAAGCTGCTTACAACTCTTTAAGCTCCGAACATTCCAGAATAAGAGAATCTGGTTTTGCTTTTATTGCTAATATGGCTAAAGTTTATGGAACTGAGTTTGCTGGCTTCTTGGACCAAATTGTTCCTAAAATTCTTGAATGTTTGAAGCAAGAAGAATTCAGTTTCAATTTAGGTGATCCAGAAGGTGATGAACCagaatttgatgaagatgatgaggATGCTGATCCATTAAAGATTCATACTGGTATTACTatcgaaaaagaaatggcATCTGTTGCTTTGGGGGAATTGGCTGTTGGTACTGGTAATCAATTCTTCCCATATGTTGAATCCACTATTGCTGTCTTGCAAgaccaaattgaaaactctTATGGTATGAGAGAAGGTGCTATGAGCTGCTTATTCAAAATTACCAAAGCAATGTTTGTTGCTGTTCAAGGTGAAAACTTTAAAGCTCCAAAAGGTGTTCCAAAACAATCTTATGTTGAAGCCAATATTTtgcaattgattcaaaatcttAGAAAAGTCTCTATTTCACTTttggaagaagaattcGAATCAACTATGGTGGCTAGTATTTTGGACGGTGTTGCCACCGCACTTTTCACTTTTGGaccaatttttgttgttgatgaacCAAGTAACACAGAActtttggaaaaattatGCACAACTTTGATGTTGCTTTTCAAACAAGAACATCAATGtcaaattgatgatgatgagatgccaaatgaagaagaagactCTTCTGAAACTGAAGTTATGTTGAATGAAGCTACATTAGAAGTTTTGATTAACTTGTCACTTGCTTTGCAATCCGATTTCGTTCAAATCTTTGGTTCTTTCAAAGATATCATATTAGCTAAATTTAACAGTAAATCTAAACCATTAAGAGTCGGCTCAATTGGTGCTATTGCTGAAATGGTTGAAGGAATGAAAGAAGCTAATCCGTACTCAGAAGAACTTTTGCAAATTTTCAGTGATAAACTTGCCAACgacaaatcaattgaagttAAAGGAAATGCTGCTTACGGTATAGGTTTAATTATTCAATACAGTAGTGTTGATCTTTCTTCTACATACCCACACATTTTGCAATTATTattccaattgttgaacAAAGTTGATAAGAAAGCTGGTagtattgatgatgaagaggCTAAAGACGTTGTTAATAGATCATATGCAAATGCCTGTGGTTGTGTTTCAagaatgattttgaaacatGAACAATCTGTTCCTTTGGAACATGTTCTTCCAGCATTATTGGCTCATTTGCCATTAGAAACTGGTCTTGAAGAAAACACCCCAATTTTTGAAGTTATCATCAAATTATATGGATCTAATAACGAATTGATTGTTAACCAAACCccaaaaattgttgagGTATTTGCTGGTGCCTTCAAAGCTGATGCTGAAAGAATTAagttaattaatgaatctACTTTGGGCAGAGAAGAAAACATTGATTCCTTGAAGCAATTTTCTAgtgatgatttgaaaaatagaGTTGTGGAATTATTGAAGTACTTGGATCAAAAATTCTCAGGGGTTGTTTCAtctaatgaaattttgaaatctgTCGTCGCTTAG